Proteins from a genomic interval of Bacillaceae bacterium S4-13-56:
- a CDS encoding DHA2 family efflux MFS transporter permease subunit has translation MNQTNKVDYGVLAVLMIGAFIAFLNNTLLNIALPSIMIDLQVEAATVQWLTTGFMLVNGVLIPATAFLIQKYTVRRLFLIAMTLFAAGTILSGTADIFGVLLTGRMMQASGSAIMMPLLMNVMLVSFPVEKRGAAMGVFGLILMAAPAIGPTLSGWIIEHYDWRMLFHFLTPIALIIILIGIFKLKDTKEKVDIKLDLFSLLLSSVGFGGILYGFSSAGTKGWDSPYVYGTIVIGAISLTIFILRQQRQDQPMLNFSVYKYPMFALSSVITMVVNMAMFSGMLLIPIYVQTIRGISPMDAGLLLLPGALVMATMSPITGRLFDKIGGKILAITGLSILVVTTYYFSQLTAETPYSYLVVLNAVRMFGMSMVMMPVSTNGLNQLPARYYPHGTAMNNTLNQVAGAIGTALLITVMSTRTETHAKEIAADLMAANPNAQPSAADLALMEQEIGMQAMLGGINDAFLVATGIACVALILAFFIKRATQAPDPLEENQMDRDQGSRGGQGGPKLIPETAVPKLARN, from the coding sequence ATGAACCAAACAAACAAAGTTGATTATGGGGTTCTTGCTGTTCTGATGATCGGGGCGTTTATTGCATTTTTAAATAATACCCTGTTGAACATTGCTTTACCTTCCATAATGATCGATTTACAAGTAGAAGCTGCCACTGTTCAATGGCTTACAACAGGATTTATGCTCGTGAACGGTGTATTAATTCCTGCAACAGCCTTTTTAATCCAAAAATATACCGTTCGCCGTTTGTTTTTAATAGCAATGACATTGTTTGCAGCAGGTACCATCCTTTCTGGAACTGCTGATATTTTTGGGGTACTTCTCACCGGTCGAATGATGCAGGCATCTGGTTCGGCCATTATGATGCCTCTTTTAATGAATGTGATGTTAGTTAGTTTCCCAGTTGAAAAACGCGGGGCTGCCATGGGTGTATTTGGGCTCATTTTAATGGCTGCACCAGCTATTGGGCCAACACTTTCAGGTTGGATTATAGAGCATTATGACTGGAGAATGCTTTTTCATTTCTTAACACCAATTGCATTAATCATTATTCTTATTGGAATTTTTAAACTTAAAGATACAAAAGAAAAAGTAGATATCAAATTAGATCTATTTTCTCTTCTATTATCCAGTGTGGGATTCGGAGGAATTTTGTATGGATTTAGCTCAGCTGGAACTAAGGGATGGGATAGCCCGTATGTGTATGGGACGATCGTTATTGGTGCGATTTCCTTAACTATTTTTATTTTGCGCCAACAAAGACAAGATCAACCAATGTTGAATTTTTCAGTATATAAATATCCAATGTTTGCTTTGTCTTCCGTAATTACAATGGTAGTAAATATGGCAATGTTTTCCGGAATGCTCTTAATTCCAATTTATGTTCAAACCATCCGTGGAATTTCTCCAATGGATGCTGGATTACTTTTATTACCTGGAGCGCTCGTAATGGCCACTATGTCACCAATTACCGGTCGCTTATTCGATAAAATTGGTGGAAAAATACTAGCTATAACTGGGTTAAGCATTTTAGTTGTTACCACCTATTACTTCAGTCAATTAACAGCTGAAACTCCTTATAGCTATTTGGTCGTTTTAAATGCTGTTCGGATGTTTGGTATGTCTATGGTTATGATGCCTGTTTCGACCAACGGACTAAATCAATTGCCAGCACGTTATTATCCACACGGAACAGCAATGAACAATACGCTTAACCAAGTGGCAGGTGCTATTGGTACTGCCTTACTTATTACTGTTATGTCAACTCGAACAGAAACACATGCTAAAGAGATTGCAGCTGACTTAATGGCTGCTAATCCAAATGCACAACCATCTGCTGCCGATTTAGCTCTTATGGAACAAGAAATTGGAATGCAAGCTATGCTTGGAGGAATTAACGATGCTTTCTTAGTGGCTACAGGAATCGCTTGTGTGGCTTTAATCCTAGCCTTCTTCATTAAGCGAGCAACACAAGCTCCAGATCCACTTGAAGAAAACCAAATGGACAGAGATCAAGGAAGTCGCGGAGGACAGGGAGGACCAAAACTCATCCCCGAAACTGCAGTACCAAAATTAGCAAGAAACTAA
- a CDS encoding TetR/AcrR family transcriptional regulator, which yields MITLHNRKQHVVQKAHQLFIEKGFQATSIQDILDYSGISKGTFYNYFASKNELLITLFKEIYEKLEKDRNELLIGQNPADIEVFIKQIELQLNTNQKNKLVALFEEVFVLNDEDLKEFIKRSQLRTLRWIYERFLEIFGEDKKPYLLDCAITFLGILNHNIKYYRIGHDINDGIYEVVRYSVNRIVKMVYEVAQSEEQLNGPELLETLVPVSRSIGKTTQQRMEETIDYLKKMLSNSDEDLVYVELIDFVKHEVLHSNSPRKMLIQSALNTLKINTRYVKEIEELEKMLTDF from the coding sequence GTGATTACTTTGCATAATCGAAAGCAGCATGTTGTTCAAAAAGCTCATCAACTTTTTATAGAGAAAGGGTTTCAAGCAACTTCCATTCAGGATATTTTGGATTACAGTGGCATTTCAAAGGGAACGTTTTACAATTACTTTGCCTCTAAAAACGAATTATTAATAACCCTATTTAAAGAAATCTACGAAAAACTTGAGAAGGACCGGAATGAATTACTGATTGGACAAAACCCAGCAGATATTGAAGTTTTTATTAAACAAATCGAACTCCAGTTAAACACGAATCAAAAAAACAAACTGGTTGCTCTATTTGAGGAAGTATTTGTTTTAAATGATGAAGATCTGAAGGAATTTATAAAACGATCACAGTTGCGGACCTTACGCTGGATTTATGAACGTTTTCTAGAGATTTTTGGTGAGGATAAAAAGCCATATTTACTCGATTGTGCTATAACTTTTTTAGGGATCTTAAATCATAATATTAAGTATTATCGAATAGGTCATGACATCAATGATGGGATTTATGAAGTGGTACGATACAGTGTGAACCGAATCGTCAAAATGGTTTATGAGGTGGCCCAATCTGAAGAACAACTTAACGGTCCGGAGTTATTAGAAACGTTGGTCCCAGTGAGCCGATCCATAGGGAAAACCACACAGCAACGTATGGAGGAAACGATAGACTATCTTAAAAAGATGCTTAGCAATAGTGATGAAGATTTGGTTTATGTTGAACTAATTGACTTTGTGAAACATGAGGTTCTTCATTCGAATAGTCCAAGAAAAATGCTAATACAAAGTGCATTAAATACTTTGAAAATAAATACTAGATACGTTAAAGAAATTGAAGAACTAGAAAAAATGTTAACTGATTTCTAA
- a CDS encoding DUF2087 domain-containing protein: MGKEEFWDASVEELTKGYFYNSEKETYCCLVCQEVFQKGIIYPINNVLYEAEWAMKHHITDKHHSMLHHLLSLDRKYTGLSDIQKEVLTYFYQGLSDKEIAQLIEVGSTSTIRTHRFKLKEREKQSRVFLAIMDLVNRQKSGEEEFIPLHKGATMVDDRYAITSSEKEKVLNTYFKQGLDGALESFPSKEKRKIIILQHIIRKFDKNRIYTEPEVNGVLKKIFADFATLRRYLIEYGFMDRSKDCSQYWVKK; encoded by the coding sequence TTGGGCAAGGAAGAATTTTGGGATGCATCGGTTGAGGAATTAACAAAAGGATATTTTTATAATTCAGAAAAAGAAACATATTGCTGTCTTGTTTGTCAGGAGGTCTTTCAAAAAGGGATTATTTATCCAATTAATAATGTTTTATATGAAGCTGAATGGGCAATGAAGCATCATATAACAGATAAGCACCATTCCATGCTTCACCACCTTTTATCACTAGATAGAAAATATACGGGTTTGTCAGATATTCAAAAAGAGGTTCTTACCTATTTTTATCAAGGCTTGTCAGATAAAGAGATAGCCCAGCTGATTGAGGTAGGTAGTACATCAACCATTCGAACGCATCGTTTTAAGCTAAAGGAGAGGGAAAAGCAATCAAGGGTGTTTTTGGCCATTATGGACTTGGTGAATCGTCAAAAGTCCGGGGAAGAAGAATTTATACCATTACACAAGGGGGCGACTATGGTGGATGACCGATATGCAATTACTTCGTCTGAAAAGGAAAAAGTATTAAATACATATTTTAAACAAGGTTTAGATGGAGCCTTGGAATCATTTCCAAGTAAAGAAAAACGTAAGATTATTATCCTTCAGCATATAATAAGGAAGTTTGATAAAAACAGGATTTACACTGAACCTGAAGTAAATGGGGTACTAAAGAAGATATTTGCTGATTTTGCAACCCTTCGACGTTATCTTATTGAATATGGATTTATGGACCGAAGCAAGGATTGTTCCCAATATTGGGTGAAAAAATAG
- a CDS encoding fatty acid desaturase gives MSKQKQVELRKSVKPFETSDIKVGIKQILNTIPPFFLFWFLSYQSLSISITLSIFLSIIAAGFLVRIFIIFHDCTHQSFFKSKKANKVLGTITGVITHFAFEKWKRSHTIHHATSGNLDKRGTGDMWVMTVDEYMNASFWTRLSYRFYRNPLVMFGLGPFYLFLIENRLNRKGAPKKERWNTYLINLSLVMVYTILFMTIGWQAVLFVQLPIVFVAGVLGIWLFYVQHQFEDSYFEYEEEWDYVKAAVDGSSYYQLPKVLQWITGNIGFHHVHHLSPRVPNYKLEAAHESTPPLQKATTITLASSLAAIRFRLYDDKKKDFVSFKEVKERMRKTKLSLNPSRLQEK, from the coding sequence ATGAGTAAGCAAAAGCAAGTAGAGCTAAGAAAGAGTGTAAAACCATTTGAAACATCAGATATAAAGGTTGGCATAAAGCAAATTTTAAATACCATTCCACCATTTTTTCTTTTCTGGTTTTTATCTTACCAAAGCCTATCTATCTCAATTACTTTGAGTATATTTTTATCAATCATTGCTGCTGGGTTTTTGGTTCGAATCTTTATTATTTTCCATGACTGTACCCATCAATCTTTCTTTAAAAGTAAAAAAGCAAATAAGGTTCTTGGAACAATTACCGGGGTTATTACTCATTTTGCCTTTGAAAAATGGAAACGAAGCCATACGATTCACCATGCAACAAGTGGTAATCTTGATAAAAGGGGAACTGGTGACATGTGGGTCATGACGGTAGATGAATATATGAATGCGTCATTTTGGACGCGTTTGTCATACCGTTTTTATCGAAATCCACTTGTGATGTTTGGATTGGGACCTTTCTATTTGTTTTTAATCGAAAACCGTCTGAATCGAAAGGGTGCTCCGAAGAAGGAGCGTTGGAATACGTATTTAATTAACCTTTCCCTTGTTATGGTCTATACCATTTTATTTATGACCATTGGTTGGCAAGCAGTTCTTTTCGTTCAGCTTCCTATTGTATTTGTTGCTGGCGTTTTGGGGATTTGGTTATTTTATGTTCAACATCAGTTTGAGGATTCTTACTTTGAGTATGAAGAGGAATGGGATTATGTAAAGGCTGCAGTTGATGGGAGCTCCTATTATCAGCTTCCAAAAGTATTGCAATGGATTACGGGTAATATCGGGTTCCACCATGTTCACCATTTGAGTCCAAGGGTACCGAATTACAAGCTTGAAGCGGCCCATGAATCGACTCCTCCATTGCAAAAAGCAACTACGATAACTCTGGCATCCAGTCTGGCAGCTATTCGTTTTAGATTATATGATGATAAGAAAAAGGATTTTGTCTCGTTTAAGGAAGTAAAGGAACGTATGCGAAAAACCAAACTTTCCTTAAATCCTTCTCGATTACAAGAAAAATAA
- a CDS encoding sensor histidine kinase — MQNWFHIFPKNTGLSSYIWIIFCILPFYFIFRSSSTPEIIIGIVLTILFFVSYSLSFLSKGWSVYVWLGIDLFISLAMTWMFGYIYFALFLAFFIGNIQQKAGFITLYVVHLVFTIVSISYGFFVETAMFLSQLPFIIISLIGVILLPFTLYNRIKQEKLEDQLQNANERISRLMVIEERQRIARDLHDTLGQKLSLIGLKSDLAGKLISVNPDSAIREIQDIRQTARTALKEVREMVSDMRGSTLDEELGHVQQILEAAQIELEVVGEPKSIEVPLFVEHVLSMCLKEAITNVVKHSEADFCRIVIEQTVDEVIIHVMDNGKGISFTSEKDSQGGHGLEGMRERLEFVNGSLEIQEQNGTVVKIKVPNALLNQ; from the coding sequence ATGCAAAACTGGTTTCATATTTTTCCGAAAAACACAGGATTAAGTTCCTACATTTGGATCATTTTTTGTATTCTACCTTTTTATTTTATATTTCGGTCTTCTTCTACTCCTGAAATTATAATTGGCATTGTTTTAACTATTTTATTTTTTGTCTCCTATAGTCTTTCTTTTCTGTCCAAAGGATGGTCAGTCTATGTTTGGCTTGGGATTGATTTGTTTATAAGTTTGGCAATGACCTGGATGTTTGGATATATTTATTTTGCTTTATTTCTAGCTTTTTTTATTGGAAACATCCAACAAAAAGCAGGTTTTATCACCTTATATGTTGTACACTTAGTTTTTACAATTGTTTCCATAAGCTATGGCTTTTTTGTAGAAACAGCCATGTTTTTAAGTCAACTTCCGTTTATTATTATCAGCTTAATTGGAGTAATTTTGCTACCATTTACATTGTATAATCGAATTAAACAAGAAAAATTGGAAGATCAACTCCAGAATGCGAATGAACGTATTTCACGGTTAATGGTGATTGAAGAAAGGCAAAGAATAGCTCGTGACTTACATGATACGTTAGGACAAAAGCTTTCTTTAATAGGCTTAAAAAGTGATCTGGCAGGCAAATTAATTTCAGTTAACCCGGATTCAGCAATAAGAGAAATTCAAGATATCCGTCAAACCGCTCGAACGGCATTAAAAGAAGTTCGCGAGATGGTTTCTGATATGAGAGGTTCCACCCTTGACGAAGAGCTCGGGCATGTTCAGCAGATTTTAGAAGCCGCACAAATCGAACTAGAGGTAGTAGGAGAACCAAAGTCCATTGAAGTTCCTTTATTTGTGGAGCATGTTTTAAGCATGTGTCTTAAGGAAGCTATAACCAATGTGGTTAAACATAGTGAGGCGGATTTTTGTAGAATTGTAATTGAACAAACAGTTGATGAAGTAATCATTCATGTCATGGATAACGGAAAAGGGATATCTTTTACATCAGAAAAAGATTCTCAAGGTGGTCATGGGCTTGAAGGGATGAGAGAGCGCTTGGAATTTGTGAATGGAAGTTTGGAAATCCAAGAGCAAAATGGAACAGTTGTCAAAATAAAGGTACCAAATGCTTTATTAAATCAATAA
- a CDS encoding response regulator transcription factor → MIRIVIAEDQRLLLGALGSLLDLEEDMEVVGMAKNGEEALQLVRKYQPDICIMDIEMPIKSGLDAAEEIKKHNIPCKVIILTTFARSGYFERARNANVSGYLLKDSPSEELANSIRIIMGGRKVYAPELIDMAFHESNPLTEREEQVMKLMADGKNTKEIAKELYITNGTVRNYISVILDKLEVSNRIEAITRFKEKGWFK, encoded by the coding sequence TTGATTCGAATAGTCATAGCGGAGGATCAAAGGTTATTGTTGGGAGCACTTGGTTCATTGCTTGATTTGGAAGAGGATATGGAAGTCGTAGGGATGGCTAAAAATGGGGAAGAGGCCTTACAACTTGTTAGAAAGTATCAGCCAGATATTTGTATTATGGATATTGAAATGCCGATAAAGAGTGGTCTTGATGCTGCAGAGGAAATCAAAAAACATAATATACCATGTAAGGTAATTATATTAACCACATTTGCTAGGTCCGGATATTTTGAGCGGGCGCGTAATGCCAATGTAAGTGGTTATTTATTAAAAGACAGCCCAAGTGAAGAATTAGCCAATTCGATACGTATCATCATGGGAGGAAGAAAAGTGTATGCTCCTGAACTAATTGATATGGCTTTTCATGAAAGTAATCCCTTGACCGAAAGAGAAGAGCAAGTAATGAAGCTTATGGCTGATGGAAAGAATACGAAAGAAATTGCGAAAGAATTATATATAACGAATGGGACTGTCCGAAATTATATATCGGTTATTTTAGACAAACTAGAAGTCAGTAACAGAATTGAAGCTATTACTCGTTTTAAAGAAAAAGGTTGGTTTAAATAG
- a CDS encoding 5'-nucleotidase C-terminal domain-containing protein, with product MNLKKLILSSLLALAMVVSGTTAFAKEDQSKNRYISVQLLGINDFHGQIDVTRTVDGKKVGGADYLAAYLKKRANKNTLIVHAGDVVGASSPTSSLLNDEPTIKILNKIGFDVGTLGNHEFDRGTEEMMRLINGGPNPDTGEPFEGAQFPYVVANVVDKQTGKPILPPYTIKKVNGMPIGFIGVVTTETPSIVIPTAVENITFTDEVKAINKATKELKSMGVESIVVLAHVSGSSEKDGSQATGEIVNMASEIDDEVDVIFGGHNHGYLNTTVDGKLLVQSYSYGTAFSDVDLEIDPKTKDIVKKDVEIVTTFHEGITPDPEVAKIVEEAKERAGEALNEVVGQASEDILREQNPAGESALGDLIADAQRKAMNSEIAVMNPGGIRDNIYKGEITWGDLYTVQPFNNILVKMDLTGQQIINLLNQQWREDKTIMLQISGLKYTWDDSIPYNENRIVDITINGEPIDPNATYSVTANNFLAAGGDGFTVLTEGTNQATGPTDIDALVDFVEAMDQPISYDRDGRIQLK from the coding sequence ATGAACTTGAAAAAGCTTATTTTATCATCGCTGTTAGCACTAGCTATGGTCGTTTCAGGAACGACAGCCTTTGCTAAGGAGGACCAATCAAAAAACCGGTACATTTCGGTCCAACTCCTAGGAATTAATGATTTTCATGGTCAAATTGATGTGACCAGAACAGTGGATGGAAAGAAAGTTGGCGGGGCAGATTATTTAGCAGCTTATTTAAAGAAAAGAGCTAATAAAAATACACTGATTGTGCATGCAGGAGACGTAGTTGGAGCAAGTTCCCCTACCTCTTCTTTACTCAATGACGAACCTACGATTAAGATTCTCAATAAAATTGGATTTGATGTAGGAACTCTTGGAAACCATGAATTTGATCGTGGAACGGAAGAAATGATGAGATTAATTAATGGGGGACCAAACCCAGACACTGGTGAGCCATTCGAAGGAGCCCAATTCCCTTATGTGGTGGCAAATGTAGTTGACAAGCAAACAGGTAAACCAATCCTTCCTCCATATACTATTAAAAAAGTAAATGGAATGCCCATAGGATTCATTGGGGTTGTCACAACTGAAACCCCTTCGATTGTCATTCCTACTGCTGTTGAAAATATAACATTCACAGATGAAGTCAAAGCTATTAACAAAGCAACAAAAGAATTGAAATCTATGGGTGTCGAATCCATTGTAGTACTAGCCCATGTCTCTGGATCTTCAGAAAAAGATGGCAGTCAGGCAACAGGAGAAATCGTAAACATGGCCAGTGAAATAGATGATGAAGTGGATGTGATATTCGGCGGACATAATCACGGCTATTTGAATACGACAGTGGATGGAAAGTTACTGGTTCAATCCTATTCTTATGGAACTGCTTTTTCCGATGTAGACTTGGAAATTGATCCAAAAACTAAGGATATCGTTAAGAAAGATGTTGAAATTGTTACAACTTTTCATGAAGGAATAACGCCAGATCCAGAAGTAGCAAAAATTGTTGAAGAAGCAAAAGAAAGAGCTGGAGAAGCACTTAATGAGGTTGTTGGACAAGCTTCAGAGGATATTCTCAGAGAACAAAATCCTGCTGGTGAGTCAGCACTTGGCGATTTAATAGCGGATGCACAACGAAAAGCGATGAATTCCGAAATTGCAGTGATGAACCCGGGAGGAATTCGAGACAATATCTATAAAGGGGAAATCACTTGGGGTGATCTGTACACCGTTCAGCCATTTAATAACATCCTAGTTAAGATGGATTTGACCGGCCAACAAATTATAAATCTGTTGAATCAACAATGGCGAGAGGACAAAACGATAATGCTCCAAATTTCGGGACTCAAATACACATGGGATGACTCCATTCCTTATAATGAAAATCGTATAGTAGATATTACTATTAATGGTGAACCAATTGATCCAAACGCAACATATTCCGTTACAGCAAACAATTTCCTAGCAGCCGGCGGGGATGGTTTTACGGTACTCACCGAAGGAACGAATCAAGCAACTGGTCCAACTGACATTGATGCCTTAGTGGATTTTGTAGAAGCAATGGATCAACCTATTTCATACGATAGAGATGGAAGAATTCAATTAAAATAA
- a CDS encoding CoA pyrophosphatase has protein sequence MEIKTIIQKVKNHSPQILGSKRISKFSVLLPLVEINEEVHILFEIRSQNLRRQPGEICFPGGKMDKEDQTTMMTAIRETTEELGISEKNITQVYPIDYLVSPFGLIIFPYVAHITDFNSMTINPEEVEEIFTVPLSYFMNKEPEIFHINLEVKPETNFPFELIPGGEEYNWRTKKIDENFYIYEGKAIWGLTAQIIKHFVEIMRGDS, from the coding sequence ATGGAGATCAAAACTATTATTCAAAAAGTTAAGAATCATTCACCACAAATCTTAGGAAGTAAGCGCATTTCTAAGTTTTCCGTACTTCTTCCTCTCGTCGAGATCAATGAAGAGGTCCATATTTTATTCGAAATTAGATCTCAAAACCTTCGCAGGCAACCTGGTGAAATTTGTTTTCCTGGGGGGAAAATGGATAAAGAAGATCAGACAACTATGATGACTGCCATTAGAGAGACAACAGAGGAACTTGGCATTTCTGAAAAAAACATTACTCAAGTTTATCCAATCGATTATTTGGTATCCCCCTTTGGATTAATAATTTTCCCATATGTGGCTCATATTACGGATTTCAATTCCATGACCATTAATCCAGAAGAAGTGGAAGAAATTTTTACAGTACCTCTGTCCTATTTTATGAATAAGGAGCCAGAAATCTTTCATATAAACTTAGAGGTAAAACCAGAAACCAACTTTCCATTTGAACTTATTCCTGGAGGAGAGGAATATAACTGGAGAACAAAAAAGATAGATGAAAATTTTTATATATATGAAGGAAAAGCTATTTGGGGATTAACAGCCCAAATTATAAAACATTTTGTAGAGATTATGAGGGGAGACTCATAG
- the pabB gene encoding aminodeoxychorismate synthase component I produces the protein MKTNESPLILFDFVDLPSQNLFINPLRILEARTIEEIETLFLEIEKENKCGHYVAGFVSYEAASAFDKHHKVHPRNSDFPLAWFGVYDKAEAYSFEEKNTSPNFNVSEWELDITEENYQSSLTTIKEAIRNGDTYQVNFTARLHANFKGDDFGFYQSLKLKQQTSYSAYLNTGRYRILSVSPELFFHVKNERITTKPMKGTAKRGRFLAEDQIYKSNLFHSEKERAENVMIVDLLRNDIGKIAKPGTVTVPRLFEIETYPTVHQMTSTITADLQEGTKISDWFRALFPCGSITGAPKISTMEYIASLESSPRDVYCGAIGIITPDREAIFNVPIRTVVIDMKKKKATYGVGSGVTWDSTAEGEYHELYTKARILTENHKDFELLESILLEEGKYPLLKYHLQRLQQSSEYFLFAYSETKIVDELNLFAQKHPYGSFKIRLILDQMGGINMEGVEVFKIEEPISCKLAQTPIDSADPFLFHKTTHREMYEKHNREEAFSVLLFNEKEEITEFTIGNVVVETNGEFFTPPIECGLLPGIFRQKLLEEGIIKEKMIKKEDLHHVDQIWFINSIRGWLQVNLEN, from the coding sequence ATGAAGACAAATGAATCTCCTTTGATACTATTTGATTTTGTCGATTTACCAAGTCAAAACCTTTTTATTAACCCATTAAGAATCCTAGAGGCTAGGACCATCGAAGAAATCGAGACTCTTTTTTTAGAGATTGAAAAAGAAAACAAATGCGGGCATTATGTGGCTGGTTTTGTTTCCTACGAAGCAGCATCAGCTTTCGATAAACATCATAAGGTGCATCCAAGAAACTCTGATTTCCCATTGGCCTGGTTTGGAGTATATGATAAAGCAGAAGCATATTCCTTTGAAGAAAAGAACACTTCTCCAAATTTCAATGTCAGCGAATGGGAGCTCGATATTACAGAGGAAAATTATCAGTCTTCCCTTACTACCATTAAAGAGGCCATTAGGAACGGGGACACCTATCAAGTAAATTTCACTGCCAGATTGCATGCGAATTTTAAAGGCGATGATTTTGGATTTTATCAAAGCCTAAAACTGAAGCAACAAACCTCTTATTCAGCTTATTTAAATACAGGTCGGTACCGAATCCTTTCCGTATCTCCTGAACTATTTTTTCATGTGAAAAATGAGAGGATCACAACAAAACCAATGAAGGGGACTGCCAAAAGAGGACGATTTCTAGCCGAAGATCAAATATATAAAAGCAATCTTTTCCATTCTGAAAAAGAGCGCGCAGAGAATGTCATGATCGTTGACCTTCTCAGAAATGATATTGGAAAAATAGCAAAACCGGGTACAGTAACAGTTCCAAGACTGTTTGAAATTGAAACATACCCAACCGTCCATCAAATGACCTCCACTATAACTGCCGATCTTCAAGAGGGAACTAAAATTTCGGACTGGTTTCGCGCACTATTTCCTTGTGGATCAATTACAGGTGCACCCAAAATTAGCACCATGGAATATATCGCATCCCTTGAATCTTCTCCAAGGGATGTATATTGTGGCGCTATTGGTATTATTACTCCTGATCGCGAAGCCATTTTTAACGTCCCTATTCGAACGGTAGTGATCGATATGAAAAAAAAGAAAGCTACTTATGGAGTTGGAAGTGGCGTCACATGGGATTCCACTGCAGAAGGAGAGTATCACGAGCTCTATACCAAGGCACGAATTCTAACTGAAAATCATAAGGATTTTGAACTTTTAGAATCTATTCTTCTAGAAGAAGGAAAATATCCTTTATTGAAATATCATCTGCAACGACTGCAACAATCAAGTGAGTATTTTCTATTCGCATATTCTGAAACCAAAATTGTGGATGAGTTAAACCTTTTTGCACAAAAACACCCCTATGGTTCTTTTAAAATTAGATTGATTTTAGATCAAATGGGGGGAATAAATATGGAAGGTGTAGAAGTCTTCAAAATCGAAGAACCTATTTCTTGTAAGTTAGCACAAACCCCAATAGATAGTGCAGATCCATTTTTATTTCATAAAACTACTCACCGGGAAATGTATGAAAAGCACAACCGAGAAGAAGCTTTCTCTGTTCTTTTGTTCAATGAAAAAGAAGAAATTACAGAATTCACAATTGGAAATGTGGTGGTAGAAACAAACGGGGAATTTTTTACACCACCTATTGAATGCGGTCTACTACCTGGAATTTTTCGTCAAAAGCTTCTTGAGGAAGGTATTATAAAGGAAAAAATGATTAAAAAAGAAGACCTCCATCATGTTGATCAAATTTGGTTCATAAATAGTATAAGAGGATGGTTGCAAGTAAACCTGGAAAACTAG
- a CDS encoding aminodeoxychorismate/anthranilate synthase component II, with protein sequence MIIIIDNYDSFTYNLVQYFREIEDVKVFRNDEVGREEVANHDPKLIVFSPGPGTPKDSGVCQDILKNYHQTIPMLGVCLGFQLIVEFFGGKVIKGLQPVHGKTAEVLHDQRGVFKNLSSPTIVTRYHSLVADLSKDKNIPLTISSYTRDGVIMGVRHEIYPVEGIQFHPESILTERGKEMLLNSYQQAIHWKEEFLYKAR encoded by the coding sequence ATGATTATTATTATCGATAATTATGATTCGTTTACATATAATTTGGTTCAGTATTTTAGGGAAATAGAAGACGTTAAAGTCTTTCGTAATGATGAAGTGGGTAGGGAAGAAGTTGCTAACCATGATCCAAAACTAATTGTTTTTTCCCCTGGCCCTGGAACACCAAAAGATAGTGGGGTTTGCCAGGATATCTTAAAGAATTATCATCAAACCATTCCAATGCTAGGGGTTTGCCTTGGATTTCAACTCATCGTTGAATTTTTTGGAGGAAAGGTGATAAAAGGCCTTCAGCCAGTACACGGGAAAACAGCGGAGGTTCTTCATGATCAGAGGGGGGTTTTTAAAAACCTTTCCTCTCCAACTATCGTTACACGGTATCATTCACTAGTGGCAGATCTATCGAAAGATAAAAATATTCCTTTAACAATAAGCTCCTATACCAGGGATGGGGTAATCATGGGAGTGAGACATGAAATCTATCCCGTAGAAGGAATTCAATTTCATCCAGAATCCATATTGACGGAGCGTGGGAAGGAAATGCTACTGAACAGTTACCAACAAGCTATCCATTGGAAAGAAGAATTTTTGTATAAGGCACGGTGA